The Salvia miltiorrhiza cultivar Shanhuang (shh) chromosome 1, IMPLAD_Smil_shh, whole genome shotgun sequence genome has a window encoding:
- the LOC130989011 gene encoding probable galactinol--sucrose galactosyltransferase 6, with amino-acid sequence MTITPAVRIAERKLVVKERTILKDVPENVVATSSEAAEGVFLGAVFEEASSRHVISLGTIRDVRFLACFRFKLWWMAQRMGSRGRDIPLETQFLLVESNDVYTVFLPLIDGPFKACLQGGPADNLDLCIESGDADATASSFTHAVYIGSGTDPFATIHEAINAVKLQLGTFKLRTEKKLPGIVDYFGWCTWDAFYQEVTQEGVEAGLESLKAGGAPPKFVIIDDGWQSTESDQPDKEKEKEKEKERELGAPKLQRLTGIKENEKFQKQDPAAGIKSIVKIAKEKHELKYVYVWHAITGYWGGVRPGVKEMEHYDPAMQYPKLCKGVMENEPGWKTDAIAIEGLGLVNPKNVYRFYNELHSYLSAAGIDGVKVDAQCILETLGAGLGGRVEITKQYHQALDASVARNFPDNGCIACMSHNLESLYCSKQTSIVRASDDFYPRDPVSHTIHIAAVAYNSVFLGEVMLTDWDMFHSLHPAAEYHGSARAISGGPVYVSDAPGKHNFDLLRKLVLPDGTILRARLPGRPTKDCLFSDPARDGVSLLKIWNMNKYSGVVGVYNCQGAAWNSEERKNTFHKTNSEAITGYVRGSDVHLIAEAAVDADWDGKVAVYAQRSATLLTVADSVVLPVSLKVLDHEVFTVTPIKTLSSAASFAPLGLIDMFNGGGALEGLKYEAGGVSMEVKGCGRFGAYSSAKPSKCRVGSDAVEFEYEAASGLLSFELAEMPVDKVHCVEIEL; translated from the exons ATGACGATCACGCCGGCTGTTCGGATCGCGGAGAGGAAGCTGGTGGTGAAGGAGCGGACGATCCTGAAGGACGTGCCGGAGAATGTGGTGGCGACGTCGAGCGAGGCGGCGGAGGGGGTGTTCCTGGGGGCGGTGTTCGAGGAGGCGAGCAGCCGACACGTGATCTCGCTGGGTACGATCCGCGACGTGCGGTTCCTGGCGTGCTTCCGGTTCAAGCTGTGGTGGATGGCGCAGCGGATGGGCTCGCGCGGGCGCGACATCCCTCTGGAGACGCAGTTCCTCCTGGTGGAGTCCAACGACGTCTACACCGTCTTCCTCCCCCTCATCGACGGCCCCTTCAAGGCCTGCCTCCAGGGCGGCCCCGCCGACAACCTCGACCTCTGCATCGAGAGCGGCGACGCCGACGCCACCGCCTCCTCCTTCACCCACGCCGTCTACATCGGCTCCGGCACCGACCCCTTCGCCACCATACACGAGGCCATCAACGCCGTCAAGCTGCAACTCGGGACCTTCAAGCTGCGCACCGAGAAGAAGCTCCCCGGCATCGTGGACTACTTCGGCTGGTGCACGTGGGACGCCTTCTACCAGGAGGTCACTCAGGAGGGCGTGGAGGCCGGCCTCGAGAGCCTCAAGGCCGGCGGCGCCCCGCCCAAGTTCGTCATCATCGACGACGGCTGGCAGTCCACGGAATCCGACCAGCCAGacaaggagaaggagaaggagaaggagaaagaaaGGGAGCTGGGCGCGCCGAAGCTGCAGCGGCTGACCGGGATCAAGGAAAACGAGAAATTCCAAAAGCAGGATCCGGCGGCGGGGATCAAGAGCATCGTGAAGATCGCCAAGGAGAAGCACGAGCTGAAATACGTGTACGTGTGGCACGCCATCACGGGGTACTGGGGCGGGGTGAGGCCCGGCGTGAAGGAGATGGAGCACTACGATCCCGCGATGCAGTATCCCAAGCTGTGCAAGGGCGTCATGGAGAACGAGCCAGGCTGGAAGACCGACGCCATCGCCATTGAAGGACTAGGCCTCGTCAATCCCAAAAATGTTTACAGGTTCTACAACGAGCTCCACAGCTACTTGAGCGCTGCCGGGATTGACGGCGTCAAAGTTGACGCTCAGTGCATTCTCGAGACGCTCGGCGCCGGCCTCGGAGGCCGCGTCGAGATCACCAAGCAGTATCATCAAGCACTCGACGCCTCCGTCGCCCGCAATTTCCCTGATAATGGATGCATTGCCTGCATGAGCCACAACCTCGAATCGCTTTACTG CTCAAAGCAGACTAGTATAGTGAGAGCGTCCGATGATTTCTACCCGCGAGATCCGGTGTCGCACACCATCCACATCGCCGCCGTGGCCTACAACAGCGTCTTCCTCGGCGAGGTGATGCTCACGGACTGGGACATGTTCCACTCTCTCCACCCGGCGGCCGAGTACCACGGCTCCGCCAGAGCTATAAGCGGCGGGCCTGTCTATGTCAG TGATGCGCCTGGGAAGCACAACTTCGATCTTCTAAGGAAGCTCGTTTTGCCCGACGGCACCATCCTCCGCGCCCGCCTCCCTGGCCGCCCCACCAAGGACTGCCTCTTCTCCGACCCCGCCCGCGACGGCGTTAG CTTGTTGAAGATATGGAACATGAACAAGTACAGCGGAGTGGTGGGAGTGTACAACTGCCAAGGTGCGGCGTGGAACAGCGAGGAGAGGAAGAACACATTCCACAAGACAAACTCGGAGGCTATAACAGGGTACGTTAGAGGCAGCGACGTCCACCTCATAGCAGAGGCCGCCGTCGACGCCGATTGGGACGGCAAAGTAGCCGTCTACGCTCAGCGCAGCGCCACGCTTCTCACTGTGGCCGACAGCGTGGTCTTGCCGGTGTCGCTCAAGGTGCTCGACCACGAGGTCTTCACAGTCACGCCGATTAAGACGctctcctccgccgcctcctTCGCCCCGCTAGGCCTCATCGACATGTTCAACGGCGGCGGAGCGTTGGAGGGGTTGAAATACGAGGCGGGCGGCGTGTCCATGGAGGTGAAAGGCTGCGGGCGCTTCGGCGCATACTCGTCGGCGAAGCCCAGCAAGTGCAGGGTGGGATCGGATGCGGTTGAGTTCGAATATGAGGCCGCGTCTGGGTTGCTGAGCTTCGAGTTGGCTGAGATGCCTGTTGACAAAGTTCACTGTGTTGAGATTGAGTTATGA